The stretch of DNA GCCTCCAACAGAGGTCGATCTCTTCTTGATGAGCAAAAAAACTCTCTTCGAGAGTTCCAACCTCCCGGAGTGCTGACATACGAAACACTACTGCCGTTCCAGATGCCCAAAATATCTGTTGGACATCGTCGTATTGTCCCTGATCGACTTCCATCACATCAAGAATTCTACCATAACTAAACGGGATACCATCGAAATCGATTAATCCGCCAGCTGCTCCAGCATAATCAAACAACTCCGGGTTTTGGTAGGAACGAATCTTTGGCTGTACTGCCGCTAACCTGAGATTTGCTTCCATCCGTTCGACTAACCGGTCGAAGCAATCCGGTTCGACAATGACATCGTTATTCAAAAGCAACGTATATGGGGTTGTAACCGCTGCCAAACCGAAATTGCAACCGCCGGCATATCCCCGATTGGTTTCGGAAGGAAGTATCTTCAGCCACGGATACAGCGCTTTCGCTTTTTGTACCGAATCGTCGGGCGAAGCATTGTCGACTAACAACACTTGAGGCAGGTACTGGCTGGATTTCTCGATAGAAGACAAACAGTCGAGCAACATCCGTTCCCCACCATGATGGGGAATTACAACTGTTAATAGTTCCTGTAGTTTTTCGGTTATCTGCCCAGACATTGTTTTCATTCAAACGCCGGACTCACTTTCGCTGTCCGGCGTTTTGTAACTAAGCCATCGCGCTACTGGTGGCGCGAAGCTACTTCTTCTTCCCGGCTGGTTTA from bacterium encodes:
- a CDS encoding glycosyltransferase family 2 protein, which gives rise to MKTMSGQITEKLQELLTVVIPHHGGERMLLDCLSSIEKSSQYLPQVLLVDNASPDDSVQKAKALYPWLKILPSETNRGYAGGCNFGLAAVTTPYTLLLNNDVIVEPDCFDRLVERMEANLRLAAVQPKIRSYQNPELFDYAGAAGGLIDFDGIPFSYGRILDVMEVDQGQYDDVQQIFWASGTAVVFRMSALREVGTLEESFFAHQEEIDLCWRLWSAGWEVEAVPKAVIYHRGGATLNRSSNWKLYLNHRNSLAMWVRNAEYLTMLPVLRRVTLEIGAFGAYLSRGEIHRALHQVKAWRDFVSKLRITWSERKRLQALRKRSDDSFPGRYRGSVVWQFYFRRRRATAAFFRFDSTDRRGE